In the Corynebacterium jeikeium genome, AATGACGGACATGCCGTAGCCGCCCGCTGCCATGATGGACTTCAGATCTGCCTGTGCGCCCGCCCCGCCTGTCGGGTCGGTGCCGGCGATGGACAGCACGCGCGGGCGGAGGGGGCTGGGGCTGCCGGGGTTTGTGTTGCTGGGGCTGGCTGGGGCGGCCGAGTTGTTGGAGCTGTTGTCGGGACTGTTGTTGGTCATGCCCCTCATTATGGCGCATCTGCTTGTGCCCGCCGCCCTGGTTGGCTTTGCACGGTGCTAAATGTCGGAAAAGTTGCAAAACTGCAAACTTGCTACTTTCAGCCCTTGTTGCGCACCCTTCTGACCGGGGCTTTTCCATTAGCGAAAATTGTGCCCAATAACGTTTTGCAACTTTTCCGACATTTAGTTCAGCTGGGATGCCCTCTACGGGATGGGCGACTACGAGCGGACTACTGGCTAAGGCTGCGGCAGTTCGCGCGGAACCACCTTGCCCACGGCGTTGCGGGGGAGCTTGTCGAGGTAGACGAAGTGGCGCGGCACGCTGTGGCGGGCTAGGTGAGCCTTGACCTCCGTCTTTGCCTTCTGCTCAAACTCCGCCTTCTCCTCGTCAGTCAGTTCGGCAGCGCTCTTGCCCTCCGGCACGACCCATACGCACAGTGCCTGCCCAAACTCCGGATCCTCTACGCCACGCACGGCGGACTCGGCGACGCAGTCCATGGAGTTGATCACGTCCTCGGTCTCCTGCGGGAAGACGTTCTCACCGCCGGAGACGATCATGTCGTCGCTACGGCCAGAGATGAACAGCAGGCCTTCGTCGTTGTAGTAGCCCAGGTCTCCAGTGGCGACCATGCCGTCGATGATCTCCTTGTCGGAGCCGGGGCGCGTGTAGCCCTCGAACAGCATGTCGTTCTTAACGAAGATGCGTCCGATTTCGCCGTTCGGCAGCTCCTTGCCATTGTCGTCCAGGACCTTCAGCGTCGTTGCCATCGGCGGCTTACCGGCAGTGTTGATGTGCTTGCGCAGATCCTGCGGGGTGGCGATGGAAGCCCAGCTGACCTCCGTAGAACCGTAGAGGTTGTACAGCACATCGCCGAACTTCTCCTGCGTCTCGCGCACTACCTTCGGCGGCAGTGCTTCGCCGGAGGTGGCGATGATCTTCGTGCCCGAGTTGAAGTTCTCTGGCACAACCTCCAGCATGCGGCGGAGCATCGTTGGCACCATTGCGATGGTGTATGGACGGTTCTTCTCAATTAGCTTCACCGCGGCTTCGGGGGAGAAGCGGCGCTGCATGATCATTGTGTTGCGCAGCGCTAGCGCAAGCTGGATCTGCGCGAAGCCCCAGGTGTGGAACATTGGTGCGGAGAGGAACGAAGGCCGGTGGTGGCGCATCGGGATGCGGCTCATGATGGAAGACGCCGGCATGTACGTCTTCGGCTCCGGTCGGCGCGCACCCTTTGGGGTTCCTGTGGTTCCGGAGGTCAGGATGATCGTACGCCCTTGACGCGGACGGGCGGGGATGGAGAGATTCTCCGGGGTGGTGCTCAGCACTTCGTGCAGGGAGGGCCAATCTTCGCTGCGGGTAGCGTAGTCGCCGCTATCGATGGCATCTCGGACATTGGAAGCCCGCTTCAGCGCTTCTTCGGCCTCGCGGGTGAGACCCAGTGTGTCGCCGTTTTCCCAAGCGACAACGACGGGGCAGGCGTCGAAATCCTTCGGCAGCAACGGCAGGAACTCCTCGTCAATGAACAGGATGTCGATCTTTTGTTCATGCAGTACGGCCTGGGTCTGCTTTGCTGACGCCCCAGTGTTGAATAGCACAATGTCCGTGCCCAGCCGGCCGTGTGCGCACAGGGCGAGGATGAATCCGCGGTGGTTACGGCACAGTACGCCGATGCGGTCACGTTCGCGGACGCCAGTGCGGAATAGAGCTTGTGCTAGGGCGGTGGACTGTTCGTGGAGTTCTTGGTAAGTCATCGAGCCGGCGTCGTCGATGATGGCCGTGTGGTAGGGGTCCCGCGCGGCACCGATGGCTAGCAGGCCGGCGGGCAGGAAGCTCCACTGGATGATTCCTTTGAGGGATTTACCGGCAGCAACGGGACCCATGGAGCCGAGAACACCCGATTTAAACAAAGGCAGTGTGCCTTTAAGAAGTGTGCCGGCGGTCCCGATCTGCTCGGTGAGGGAGGGCTTGGGCAACTGGGCTGCTGCGGCGTTCATTTCTGGGTGACTCTCCTTGGGCTGGTCTCTCGGAGCTGGTTTCTCTGGTCTGGTTGCTCTGAGTTTTAGTGGCCTACATCACCTTAATGTTTCCGAATGAAAAAGTTCTCGGTTTGAAAAAAATAACTATGAAGGGGCAGGTTGTGGGGGAGTCGGGAAATAGGGGCTTTAAGGGAGCGTTCGCTGACGGCGTACAGCGGGTAGAAGTGAGTTAGTAATGCGTGTTGACCTGCTGATATGTGGGTTATTGGGGCTGAGGTGGCGTCGGAATAAGGCAGCAACAACACGGTGTTGTGTGAAAGGCGATATGAGTTGTCCACACTCACGGCTAAGGTGGGCAACATTGGCGAATACGCAAGCTACATCTTTTGAAAAAGGGAGCACACCATGTTCGAGAGGTTCACGGATCGCGCGCGCCGCGTCGTTGTGTTGGCGCAGGAGGAAGCACGCGCGCTGAATCACAACTACATCGGCACTGAGCACATCCTGCTCGGCCTGATCCAAGAGGGCGAAGGTGTCGCAGCAAAGGCCCTGGAATCCATGGGCATCTCCTTGGATGCCGTGCGCACTGAGGTTAAGGACATCATCGGTACCGGTGGGCACCCACCGAGTGGCTACATCCCGTTCACCCCGCGCGCCAAGAAGGTGCTGGAGCTGGCGTTGCGCGAAGCGCTGCAGCTGGGCCACAAGTACATCGGCACCGAGCACATCCTGCTGGGCCTCATCCGCGAGGGTGAAGGCGTGGCAGCGCAGGTGCTGGTTAAGCTCGGCGCGGATCTGTCCCGCGTTCGCCAGCAGGTAATCCAGCTGCTCAGTGGTTACGAGGGTAACGAGGAAGAAAGTGCTGGTGGCGAGCCCGCTACTGCCGGCGTGGGTAGCAGTCCAGAAGGCGCACCGAGCCGCCCTGGCCAGAAGTCCAACTCTCTGGTTCTGGACCAGTTCGGCCGCAACCTCACCCAGGCAGCCAAGGATGGCAAGCTAGACCCAGTCGTGGGGCGCGAGAACGAGATCGAGCGCGTCATGCAGGTGCTGTCCCGCCGTACCAAGAACAACCCGGTTCTGATCGGCGAGCCCGGTGTGGGTAAAACCGCCGTGGTCGAGGGACTGGCTCTGGACATCGTCAACGGCAAGGTGCCGGAGACGCTGAAGGACAAGCAGCTGTACTCCCTGGACCTGGGCTCCCTGGTGGCAGGATCCCGCTACCGCGGTGATTTCGAGGAACGTCTGAAGAAGGTGCTGAAGGAGATCAACCAGCGCGGTGACATCATCCTGTTCATCGACGAGATCCACACTTTGGTCGGCGCAGGTGCCGCCGAGGGGGCGATCGACGCTGCTAGCATTCTGAAGCCGAAGCTGGCCCGCGGCGAGCTGCAGACCATCGGTGCAACCACCCTGGACGAGTACCGCAAGCACATCGAGAAGGATGCCGCGCTGGAGCGCCGCTTCCAGCCTGTACAGGTTCCGGAGCCCTCCGTGGAGCTGACCGTGGAGATCCTGAAGGGCCTGCGCGACCGCTACGAGGCACACCACCGCGTATCCATCACCGACGGTGCGCTGAAAGCCGCAGCCCAGCTAGCGGACCGCTACATCAACGACCGCTTCCTGCCGGATAAGGCCGTGGACCTGATCGACGAGGCTGGCGCCCGCATGCGCATCAAGCGTATGACCGCCCCGAAGGCTATCCAGGACATCGACGACAAGATCGCTGAGGTGCGCCGTAAGAAGGAGGCCGCCATCGATGAACAGGACTTCGAGAAGGCAGCATCTCTGCGTGACGACGAGCGCAAGCTAGGTGAAGAGCGCGCGGAGAAGGAAAAGGCCTGGCGCGCCGGCGAGCTGGACGAGGTCGCCGAGGTGGGCGAGGAGCAGATCGCCGAGGTTATGGGCAACTGGACCGGCATCCCCGTGTTCAAGCTCACTGAGGAAGAGTCCACCCGCCTGCTGCACATGGAAGACGAGCTGCACAAGCGCATCATCGGCCAGGACGATGCCGTCAAGGCTGTCTCCCGCGCCATCCGCCGTACCCGTGCTGGGCTGAAGGACCCGAAGCGCCCGTCCGGTTCGTTCATCTTCGCCGGTCCGTCCGGTGTGGGTAAGACCGAGCTGTCGAAGGCGCTGGCCGAGTTCCTATTCGGCGATGATGACGCACTGATCCAGATCGACATGGGCGAGTTCCATGACAAGTTCACGGCATCCCGCCTGTTCGGTGCGCCTCCGGGATACGTCGGTTACGACGAGGGCGGCCAGCTGACCGAGAAGGTTCGCCGCAAGCCGTTCTCTGTGGTTCTGTTCGACGAGATCGAAAAGGCCCACACGGAGATCTACAACACGCTGCTGCAGGTGCTGGAAGATGGTCGTCTCACCGATGGTCAGGGTCGCATGGTGGACTTCAAGAACACCGTGTTGATCTTCACCTCTAACCTGGGCACCAGGGATATCTCCAAGGCTGTGGGCATGGGCTTTAGCTCCTCCGGTGAGGCCGACGAGGAGACCCAGTACGAGCGGATGAAGCAGAAGGTCGACGATGAGCTGAAGAAGCACTTCCGCCCAGAGTTCCTGAACCGTATCGATGACATTGTGGTCTTCCACCAGCTGACCCGCGAGCAGATCGTGCAGATGGTGGACTTGCTGCTGGGCCGCGTGCGTACCGCGCTGCAGGCGAAGGACATGGATCTGGAGCTCACCGAGCAGGCGAAGTCCCTGCTGGCCAAGCGTGGTTTCGACCCGGTGCTGGGCGCCCGCCCGCTACGCCGCACGATCCAGCGCGAGATCGAGGATCAGCTGTCCGAGAAGATCCTGTTCGGCGAGATCGGCGCCGGCGAGATCGTCACCGTCGACGTCGAGAACTGGGATGGCGAGTCCAAGGGCGACGATGCGAAGTTCGTCTTCGGCACCAAGCCCAAGCCTCTGCCGGAGGTTGGTGCGGATGACTTCGCCGCCGACGAGGCCCAGGAGGCGGTGTCTGTCGCCGCCGAGGGCAACGTGCCGGAGGATAAGGACTTCGACGCCGCAGACTCCAGCGATGACTGGAACCAGAAAGGCTAATTAAGCCTTTTTGGCTGGGCCTTGTTGTTTAGGCCTTGTTGAACTGCACTGGGCGATCGTGGATCACATTGTCCACCCAGTCCAGTGCAGGCAGCAGGTGCGTCATCATCGGCACCATGTGATCGCCCAGTGGGAACGTGCGCGGGATATTGTGCTCTGCGTAGTTCACCTTGGTGCCGCCCTCCGCCCACTGACGGGCCATGCGGCGGCTCTGCTCTACTGGGATCGTGTCATCGTTCGTGCCGTGGCCGACGTACACAGGGACCTGGGGTGGGCGGCTGCCGATGCGTTGGGCGTCAACAAGCTTCTTGAACGGCTCCTGCTCAAGCAGCTCCGTGAGTGACTCCCCGTTCTTCGTCAGAGTGCGCGAATCTGTGTAGGCGTGCCGTGCGAGCGATTCGGGGATGCACTCGCTGGCGGTTTGGCGGACAAACTCCTTGCCTTTGTCGTTCATCTTCGCCTCCACTGCGCCACGGATCTCCGGGTTGGAGACGAGGAAACCATTCAGGGTGTAGCCCAGGGCGGCTGCCAGCGGGCCGTTGTCGATGGCGGTGGAAGTCATAGCCAAATCTGCCGGCACTCCGCCTGCATAGCCCGCCTTCAGGTTGATTTCAGGGGCGTAGGTGTGAGCCAGCTCCAGAGCTGCAGCGGAGGAACCGCCGCCCTGCGAATAACCCCACACCGCAACCGGCGCGGCCTTCGGAACCCGGGGCATGTTTTTCGCCGCGCGGGCCATATCCAGGGTGGCGTTACCCTGATCCACACGGTTCATGTACGTGTGCTGCGCCGGGGTGCCCAGGCCGTTTAGGTCGGTCAGCGCGACAGCCCAGCCGCGCGACAGGGCAGCGGCGACGGGCGCTGCCTCGTACTCCAAGCCCATGGGCAGTAACTTGCCCGGGGCGCACGCATCGCCGCTGCCCTGGGTGCCCGGAGCTACGACCAGCAGCGGACGCTCTCCGCCGCCGGTGTAGGGAGCACGGGGCACCAGTACAGTGCCGGTGACGGGCACGGTCTCGCCGCGAGAATTGGTGGAAACGTAGGCTACGCGCTGAGCCTCGCTGTTCGTCCAATCGACGAAGGGGATCCCAAGGGCAAAGTTGCTGGGGGCAGTCTTGATGATTTCGCCGGGCTTGCCCTTCACCTGCAAAGGCAGGGAGGAGTAAAAGCCATCCGGGTCGTAGTTGGGCAGGGACCCCACTACGGACTTACCGCTGCCAGTGGCGGCAGCCTTAGAAGCGGATCCCTCGACAGAACCATAGAAGCCGCCGGGTGCAGCGGCGGCTGAAGTAATTCCGGAAGTGGCAATGGCTGCGGGCAGCAGCACTGCGCAGGTGGCGGTTAGGGTGCGGGAGCGGAGGGCACCGAGGGGTCGAAAACGATTAGAGGGGGAGTGATTAGAACTTCTACGAGAAAACGTCATAGGGGAATACTAAGCGTTTTCTCCGCTGGAAGTATTAGGTATTGCTACTTAGCTCTGCGAAACGGGGGCATTGGTAGCGCTATCGGTGCCTGCTTCGGCGCTGTCTTTTGTGCCTTCGGCGTCCACATTTGCTGTGAACGGATCCAACGCCTCCAGGTCGACTTCCTTGTCCTCGTCATTCGGTACCTTGCGGGTCAGGTCGATGACCAGGCCAATGGCGGTGAGGATGATGGTGGGTAGCAGCCAGCCCATGCCTGCATCCATCAGCGGAATCCAGCTCAGGGCATTCTGCAGCGAGTCGACCGGCACGTTAAGGGCGGCCAGGAAGTCGATGAAGGAGAACAGGAAGGCCACGGCCACGCCGATGCGGTAGGAGAACACCAGCTTGTGCTGGCGGCACAGAAGGTGCACGTAGGAAAGTGTGATGAGCACGATCGCCGGCGGGTAGATCAGGCCGATAACCGGGCCAGAGACGCTCAGAATCTTCTCCAAGCCCAGGTTGGCGATAGCAAGGCCCACGAGCGTCAGAATAGTGGCCCACCAGCGGTAGCTGATGTCCGGAACCAACTCGTGGAAGAACGTGGATGACGCTGCGGTCAGGCCAACGACGGTGGTGATGCAGGCCAACAGCACGATCAGCGAGAACACGATCTCGCCTGCGTTGCCCATAGTCAGGTACGCAGCGGAGCTCAGGATTGCCGCGCCGTCGCTGTAGCTTTCCTTGTCCGGCATGCGGGCGCCCACCAGGCCGAGCCCGAGGTAGACCAGCATCAGGAAGAAACCTGCGGTGAAGGCGGCAACTCCGGAGAGTTTGACGATGCGCTTGTGGTCGGTCTCGCCCTTCTGGCTGAAAGCGCTCACGACGATCAACGCGAAGGCCAGCGCGCCAATGGAGTCCATCGTGAAGTAGCCCTGGGAAATGCCGCTAACCAGCGGGTTGGAGGTGTACTCCTCAGTGGCGGGAATGCTGGGGGAGTTCAACTTTTGAAGGCCGACGATAGCCAGCACGCCCAGCAGGATCAGCAGTACTGGGGTGAGGGCCTTGCCTAGGGTATCTACGACCTTGCCGGGCCAGAGTGTCAGTAGGTAGCACACCAGGAAGAAGGCGAACGTGCCCGCCAGGCGCCACCAGCCGCCGGAGAGGTCAAAGGTGGATTCGATGCCCAGCTCGTAGCCGATCGCTGCGGCGCGAGGCACGGCGTAGAGCGCGCCGATGGAAAGGTAGGCAACGATAGCAAAGACCAGGCCGAACAGTGCTCCCGCGCGGGAGGCGAGGTCGCGTACACCATTACCGGAAATTGCGATGGCGATGACCGTCAACACCGGCATGAGCACTCCGGTTAGGAGGAAGCCGATCATGGCGGGGGAGAAATTATCACCGGATTCCACGCCGAGCATGGGCGGGAAAATGAGGTTGCCGGCGCCGAAGAACATAGAGAAAAGCATGAGGCCAACAGCCGCCACGGTGGTGGTTGTGTTTGGCTGCTTAGCGGTCGAGGAGGGTGAGGTCGACATAAATCATTCCTAATGTGATCTGGGTAACGTTTATCACTCTAATGCACACATCCCCGTAAAGCCTAAGCCGAACAAAACTACTTGCGTTGTGCCCCTAATTCGGGCGGAGATTTTGCGGGGTTTTCGCGGTGGTTTTTCGAAGTTTTTTAGTGCGGTAGCTGGTACTTCGCACCGTCGCGGGCCACTAGCCCGTCGTCTAGCAGCGATTGCAGGGCTCGCTCAAGCTGCTCGGTTGCCGGCCAAAGCAGGTCTATCTCTTTCTTTGTGACGCCACCTTCTCCCGCTTCCCGCAGTAGCCCCATAATCTTTCCGCGGACCTGGCGGTCGGTTCCCACGAACTTCTGTACGCGCTGGGCTGCGGCCTGTGCCTCCGCCTCCGTCGGTTGCGGCTTGCCCGCCTGCACCCACGCGCAGTCGTCGATTACGGGGCACTGGTCGCACGCTGGGCTTTTCGCGGTGCAGATCAAAGCGCCGAGTTCCATGAGTGCGGCGCACATCAGGTTCGCGGCGTCTCTATCTGCGTCTCTTGCGGTAGCGGTGCTCCCACCTGCGCAACTATCCGTGCCAGTGCCCGTGTCAGTGGGCTGGGGTTGAGGCGGTGGAAGCAGTTGGCGTCCATCCAAACGAGGGTCCGGATCGACGTGAGGCAGCAACGAGGCCACATCCGCCAGATCGCGCGCACGAGCGGGCCCCTGCAAGTAGCGACCGTCGACGAGACGGCGGTAGACGCGGCGCACATTCGTATCCACAACCGGCACGGCCTGACCAAAGGCGAAGGCCGCGACGGCGCGGGCCGTGTAGTGGCCAATCCCCGGTAGCGCCTCGAGCTCGGCAATGTCGTGGGGTACCGCACCGTCGTGACGCTCCACGCAGGCGATCGCGCATTCCTTTAGCCGCAGCGCGCGCCGGGGATATCCCAGGTTGGCCCACATTCTTAAGATCTCGGAACGAGGTGCCGCGGCCAGGTCAGCCGGGGTAGGCCAGCGTTCCAGCCACGCTCGCCACAGGGGGATCACGCGGGCGACGGGCGTTTGCTGGCTCATGACTTCGCTTAGCAGAATCGCCCACGGGGTGGTATCTGGGTGGCGCCACGGCAGGTCGCGGGCGTTGCGTGCGTACCAGGCATTCAGCTTGGCGGGTAGGTCTGGAGAATCGACGGAAGGGGAGTTCATTGCACGAATCACTGTAGCGCGGTGCACAATGGAACCATGACTTCCAGCCATCATCTGACCCCGCAGCAGGCTTGGGATAGCTTGCGCGAAGGCAACCAACGTTTCATGCGCGGCGATTCCGACCACCCCCACCAGGACCTGAGCCGTCGTATTTCCCTGCAAGAGGGACAGAAGCCCCAGGCTGTGGTGTTGGCGTGTTCCGATTCCCGCGCGCCTGTGGAGATCCTCTTTGACCAGGGGCTCGGCGATGTCTTCGTTATCCGGACTGCCGGCGAGATCACCGATTTGTCTGTTCTGGCCTCTCTGGAGTTCGCGGTGGACTCCCTGGAAGTACCGCTGGTTGTGGTGCTGGGGCATGAGAAGTGCGGCGCGGTTGCTGCGGCCTCCCAGGCGTTGCACGGGGGCGACATGCCTGCGGGCTTCCAACGCGTGCTCGTGGAGAAGGTCACTCCCTCGTTGCTGTCCGCGAAGAAGCACGGCATGGAAAGTAGTGACGCCTTCGAACGCAACCACGTGGCAGAGATCGCCGACCATATCGTGGATCGTTCGCCGGAGATTCAGGCGCGTCTGGCCGACAACCGGTGTGCCGTTGTGGGTCTGCGCTACCGCCTGTCCGATGGGCTGGCTGAGCCACTGGTCAGTTACGGCCTGGATATTGAGGGTGCGCAGCGCGTTCACTAGGAGTTTTGCGACGTCCACCCCGTGTCTATGCGCCGTCTTTTAGCGGGCAGCCTCTAGCATTGGTTGCGTGACTGATGAAGACAACCGGCGCCCGTTGCCACGCGAAGTTTATGTCCGCCGCCGCATCGCTGCGGTGGTGATCTTGGTCGTTGTGATCGGTGTGATCTGGGCTTTGATCAGCCTGGTCAGTGGGGGAGGGGACTCCGAGAACACGGCGTCCACCGAGTCTGCCATCACTACCTCCGAACAGCAGGATATGACCAGCTCGCCGGAGCCGCCGAAGGGTACGGAACCAAGCGAGGCGAAGGACGAGAAGGCGTCCGAAGATAAAGACAAAGATAAAGACACAGACGACGAGAACAAGGAAGAGAAGAAGGACTCTTGCTCGCTCGCCGACCTGCAGGTCACCGCTCGACCGGGTGCTCCGACTTTTAACGCGGAGCAGCAGCCGAACTTCTTCGTGAAGATCGAGAACCCGACGAACGCGGATTGCGACATTAACTTCGATGATTCCCCGTTGAAGTTCGAGGTCTTCACCATGGGCAACTATGAGCGCGTGTGGGGCGACATTGACTGCAACGAGCCGGAGGTCGTAGGCGATACGAAGATCAAGGCCGGCGAGTCCGTGAACTACGAGATGGCCGCCTGGTCCCGTACCACCTCCGCTCCGGGTAAGTGCGAGGACCGCAAGCCGGTCGATCCGGGCAGCTACCTGCTGTACGCCCACGTGGGCGACAATACTTCCCAGCCGGCCTCGTTTAACCTGCAGTAGTTAGGCAGAAGTTCACCGCCTGGCAGAGCGTGGAGACCTCCTTTACCTTCATTTCCTTCGGAGCTTCGTAGTGGCAGTTCTTCGGCACCAGTGCGGTGTGGAAGCCCAGACGGTGCGCCTCTGCGAGCCTTTGAGTAAGTTGCGGAATGCGGCGCACCTCTCCACCCAAGCCCACCTCACCGAGGGCGACCAAGCCTAGGGGAAGCGGAGTACGTTTCGCGGTAGAAGCCAACGCAAGCCCGGTCGCGAGGTCTGCGGAAGGCTCCAGAATTTTCATCCCGCCGACCGTGGCGGCGTAGACTTCCTTATCTGCCAGTGGCAATCCGCAGCGTTCGGACAGGACAGCTAGCACCATCGACACGCGCGAGGCATCCATGCCCGTCATGTAGCGTTTCGGGTTTTTAAATTCACTGTTTAGAGCCAAAGTTTGCAGCTCACCGACCATGGCGCGGCGCCCGTCCATCACGACGGTGACTGCGGTGCCGGTCACGGATTCCGTGCGGTGATGCAAGAACAGTCCGCTGGGGTCCGCAACCTCCTGGATGCCGTGGGCGGTCTGCTCGAAGCAGCCGACCTCGTCCGTGGCGCCAAATCGATTCTTGATGCCGCGTAGAAAGCGCATAGAGGAGTGTTTGTCGCCCTCGAAGTTCAACACCACATCCACCAGGTGCTCGATAGTACGGGGGCCGGCGACTGTGCCCTCCTTCGTTACGTGACCCACTGCGATGACAGGCGTGCCAGACATCTTCGCCAGGGTCGTCAGTGTGCTGGTGACCGCGCGGGTTTGGGCCACGCCACCGGCCACGCCTTCCACCCCAGTGGCCTGCATTGTCTGTAGGGAGTCCACGATGATTAGCTCCGGATTAAGTGCATCGACCTGCGCCAGACCATTCTCCAGGTCGTTTTCGCTGGCCAGATAGAGCTTGTCGTGCAGCGCGCCGGTGCGCTCCGCGCGGTGGCGCACCTGACCTACGGATTCCTCCGCGGTGAGGATCAGAACCGTATGCCCCTTCTTGGCCCACGCCGCAGCAACCTCCAATAGCAAGGTGGATTTGCCCACACCCGGTTCACCCGCCAGCAGAACCGCGCTGCCTGGGACGATGCCGCCGCCCAGTACGCGGTCTAGCTCCCCGATGCCCGTGGGGCGGTGTTTGGCGATTGTCGGATCCACCTGGGTGACCGGTTGGGCGCTGGCCCCAGGAACCAGTCCGGCGGCCCCGCGGCTCCCACCGCGGCGCCCCACGCCACCGCCAGCGCCCGCAACACCGGCGAGCCCCAGTGCACCCAAAGAGCGCGTGTCCCGCTCCTCCAGCGATCCCCATTCCCCACACTGTGGACAGCGGCCCATCCATTTCGACAGCTGGTGGTCGCAGGAGGTGCAGACGAAAACCCGGCTTGCTTTGCTCGACTTACTTGCCATGCTCACAACAATAAACGCCGCCCCGGACAACCAATGTCCGGCGGCGGCGTTTGTTCGATTTTGAGGAAGCCTACGCTGAAGCTTGCTCTTGGGCCTACTTGTCGGTCAGGCTGCCATCCTCGTCGCGGTGCAGCTTGCCAGCCTCTGGAACGTATGCGGAAACCGGTGCGCTCAGTTCGACTTCGCCGACGTTAAGCTTGAAGGTGACCTTCTTGTGGCCGCCGACGTAAACGTCATCCAGTCCCTTGATGGAGGTAGCAGCGTACTGCAGCTGCTTCTGGTTCTTGGCCTCCAGGTCTTCCATGGCGAACTTGCCGTCGGCAACCAGAGATCCGCCAGCCGGA is a window encoding:
- the radA gene encoding DNA repair protein RadA encodes the protein MASKSSKASRVFVCTSCDHQLSKWMGRCPQCGEWGSLEERDTRSLGALGLAGVAGAGGGVGRRGGSRGAAGLVPGASAQPVTQVDPTIAKHRPTGIGELDRVLGGGIVPGSAVLLAGEPGVGKSTLLLEVAAAWAKKGHTVLILTAEESVGQVRHRAERTGALHDKLYLASENDLENGLAQVDALNPELIIVDSLQTMQATGVEGVAGGVAQTRAVTSTLTTLAKMSGTPVIAVGHVTKEGTVAGPRTIEHLVDVVLNFEGDKHSSMRFLRGIKNRFGATDEVGCFEQTAHGIQEVADPSGLFLHHRTESVTGTAVTVVMDGRRAMVGELQTLALNSEFKNPKRYMTGMDASRVSMVLAVLSERCGLPLADKEVYAATVGGMKILEPSADLATGLALASTAKRTPLPLGLVALGEVGLGGEVRRIPQLTQRLAEAHRLGFHTALVPKNCHYEAPKEMKVKEVSTLCQAVNFCLTTAG